In Virgibacillus sp. NKC19-16, a single genomic region encodes these proteins:
- the folP gene encoding dihydropteroate synthase, translating into MILKTTTKSFDLSDRTHIMGILNVTPDSFSDGGSYTTIENAVKQAMEMEKLGADIIDIGGESTRPDHEPVSEEEEARRVVPMIQAVKEKINIPISIDTYKAETARQAVEAGAEIINDVWGAKMDPEIAHVAADYQVPIILMHNRTTKDYTFLIDDMKKDLAESITIALKAGVTRENIVLDPGVGFAKTAEDNLVVMNNLEQFANLGYPLLLGTSRKRFIGGVLDLPAEERDNGTGATTCLGITKGAQIIRVHNVKANAEMAKMMDAMLAEGGKTVG; encoded by the coding sequence ATGATCTTAAAAACAACGACAAAATCATTTGATTTATCCGATCGTACACATATAATGGGGATTCTAAATGTCACCCCGGACTCTTTTTCAGATGGCGGTAGTTATACGACGATTGAAAATGCGGTTAAACAGGCTATGGAGATGGAAAAACTCGGTGCTGATATAATTGATATTGGCGGGGAATCCACACGTCCGGATCATGAGCCTGTATCAGAAGAAGAAGAGGCGCGGCGCGTTGTACCGATGATTCAAGCAGTCAAGGAAAAAATTAATATACCGATTTCCATCGACACATACAAAGCAGAAACAGCTCGCCAGGCGGTTGAAGCAGGTGCTGAAATCATTAATGACGTGTGGGGCGCGAAAATGGATCCCGAAATTGCTCATGTAGCTGCGGATTATCAAGTTCCGATTATTCTAATGCATAACCGTACAACTAAGGATTACACTTTCCTGATTGATGACATGAAAAAAGATTTAGCGGAAAGTATTACGATTGCTTTAAAAGCTGGTGTTACTAGAGAAAATATTGTGCTGGATCCGGGTGTAGGATTTGCCAAAACAGCGGAAGATAATTTAGTTGTCATGAACAACCTGGAGCAATTCGCTAATTTAGGCTACCCATTATTATTAGGAACTTCACGCAAACGATTTATCGGTGGGGTATTGGACCTTCCTGCAGAAGAACGGGATAACGGAACTGGAGCAACAACTTGTTTAGGTATCACAAAGGGTGCTCAAATCATTCGTGTACACAATGTAAAAGCAAATGCAGAAATGGCAAAAATGATGGATGCCATGCTCGCTGAAGGAGGGAAGACAGTTGGATAA
- the hslO gene encoding Hsp33 family molecular chaperone HslO → MEDYLVKATTYNGMVRAYGVISTDAVKEVCRRQDTWATASAALGRTITITAMMGAMLKGEDSITVKVQGDGPVGGIIADGNAKAEVRGYISNPHVDFDLNAFGKLDVARAVGTQGTVSVVKDLGLKDYFTGEVPIISGEIGEDFTYYFAHSEQTPSAVGAGVLVNPDHSVLASGGFIIQVMPGATEEIIEQLEARVQAFPTLSTLIQEGNTPEGLLEHLFPEEEVKILERLPVKFRCRCSRERFEQAMIGLGNKEIEAMIEEDHGAEVSCHFCNEVYHFTEEELQTLIKQ, encoded by the coding sequence CAACTACATATAACGGTATGGTACGTGCTTATGGCGTAATTTCTACAGACGCGGTTAAAGAAGTGTGCAGGAGACAGGATACTTGGGCGACCGCTTCTGCTGCTTTAGGCCGTACGATTACCATAACAGCGATGATGGGCGCCATGCTCAAAGGAGAAGACTCCATTACCGTAAAGGTACAAGGTGATGGCCCGGTCGGTGGTATCATTGCTGATGGTAATGCGAAGGCAGAGGTTCGTGGATATATATCAAATCCGCATGTTGACTTTGACTTAAATGCGTTTGGAAAATTGGATGTCGCACGTGCTGTAGGTACACAAGGAACTGTCAGTGTCGTAAAAGACCTTGGATTGAAGGATTATTTTACCGGGGAAGTTCCGATTATTTCCGGGGAAATTGGAGAAGACTTTACATATTACTTTGCACATTCGGAGCAGACACCTTCTGCTGTAGGTGCAGGTGTATTGGTTAATCCTGATCACTCGGTACTTGCTTCTGGTGGGTTTATTATTCAGGTGATGCCAGGAGCCACTGAGGAGATCATTGAACAATTAGAAGCGAGGGTTCAGGCCTTCCCTACACTATCAACACTCATTCAAGAAGGGAATACACCAGAGGGGCTCCTGGAGCACTTGTTTCCTGAGGAAGAGGTAAAGATACTTGAACGCCTCCCGGTTAAATTCCGTTGTAGATGCTCCAGAGAGCGATTTGAACAAGCCATGATTGGATTAGGAAATAAGGAAATCGAGGCCATGATTGAAGAGGACCATGGGGCAGAAGTAAGCTGTCATTTCTGCAATGAAGTCTATCATTTTACCGAAGAGGAACTTCAAACATTGATAAAACAGTAA
- a CDS encoding peptidylprolyl isomerase encodes MSRKLLLALIVVLLITNIATLLFWDNEQSIVRNNDEEIEINNDGSVASIDGEAISYEEWMDSLRNSYGENQLEAMIDQAVVNQLAEAKKIDVHEKVIEREVALLTSMQGVTGEQEFEEKEEEWREDIRYRYQLQQLLTEDTSIPEEEVESYYNQYGNEYDFASSMQLSHIVVQNFETAEKVIGELEEGASFDLLAQEYSIDEESASDGGYLGFIRTNSQFFPNGYEEVAADMEEYSYSEPFEADTGVAIIYLHRKLQSIDFTYDEIKPYVESELALNEMDQSLQADPLWEELDIEWIYGE; translated from the coding sequence ATGTCGAGAAAATTACTCCTAGCACTTATTGTAGTTCTTCTGATTACAAATATTGCAACATTATTGTTTTGGGATAATGAGCAATCCATTGTAAGGAATAATGATGAAGAAATAGAGATAAACAATGACGGGTCTGTAGCATCCATCGATGGAGAAGCGATTAGCTACGAGGAATGGATGGATTCTCTCAGGAATTCTTACGGAGAAAATCAACTCGAGGCGATGATCGATCAGGCTGTTGTAAATCAATTAGCTGAAGCGAAAAAAATAGATGTTCATGAGAAGGTTATAGAACGCGAAGTTGCTTTATTAACATCGATGCAAGGAGTTACGGGCGAACAAGAATTTGAGGAAAAAGAGGAAGAATGGAGAGAAGATATACGTTATCGCTATCAATTGCAACAACTTTTGACGGAGGATACATCCATTCCTGAGGAAGAAGTTGAAAGCTATTATAATCAATATGGGAACGAATATGATTTCGCGTCTTCTATGCAGCTTTCCCATATTGTAGTGCAAAATTTTGAGACGGCAGAAAAAGTAATAGGGGAGTTAGAAGAGGGGGCTTCCTTCGATTTGCTTGCACAGGAATATTCAATAGATGAAGAGTCAGCAAGTGATGGTGGGTACCTTGGGTTTATTCGTACAAATAGTCAATTTTTCCCGAATGGGTACGAAGAGGTAGCTGCAGATATGGAGGAATATTCCTATAGCGAACCGTTTGAAGCAGATACGGGAGTAGCTATTATTTATCTTCATCGAAAACTTCAATCCATCGATTTCACCTATGATGAAATAAAGCCATATGTTGAAAGTGAGTTGGCATTGAATGAAATGGATCAATCACTCCAGGCGGATCCATTATGGGAAGAGTTAGACATAGAATGGATATATGGGGAGTAA
- the cysK gene encoding cysteine synthase A, which produces MRVANDIAGLIGETPIVKLNRMTDEDSADIYLKLEFMNPGSSVKDRIAMSMIEAAEKNGSLKDGDTIIEPTSGNTGIGLAMVGAAKGYKTILVMPDTMSKERRNLLRAYGAELVLTPGAEAMKGAIKKAEELKEENGYFMPQQFNNEANTEVHARTTGKEIVEQMSDGLDAFVSGIGTGGTITGAGKVLKDNFDGIKLYAVEPEDSPVLSGGSPGPHKIQGLGAGFVPKILNTDIYEEVIQISNEESFETSRKVATTNGILGGVSAGAAVAAAQKVAKQLGKGKKVLAVIPDNGERYLSTPLYQFDEE; this is translated from the coding sequence ATGAGAGTAGCTAATGATATTGCTGGTTTAATTGGGGAAACACCGATTGTTAAATTAAATCGCATGACAGATGAAGATAGTGCAGATATTTATTTGAAATTGGAATTTATGAATCCGGGCAGTTCGGTGAAAGATCGTATTGCCATGTCCATGATCGAAGCAGCAGAAAAAAATGGTTCTTTAAAAGATGGTGACACCATTATTGAGCCAACAAGCGGTAATACGGGCATTGGCCTTGCAATGGTCGGAGCAGCAAAAGGCTATAAGACGATTTTAGTAATGCCTGATACAATGAGTAAGGAACGTCGTAATCTACTCCGTGCTTATGGGGCTGAGTTAGTATTGACCCCGGGAGCTGAAGCGATGAAAGGTGCGATTAAAAAAGCAGAAGAACTAAAAGAAGAAAATGGTTATTTCATGCCACAGCAATTTAATAATGAAGCAAACACGGAAGTCCATGCACGAACCACAGGGAAAGAAATTGTTGAACAAATGAGTGATGGGCTGGACGCATTTGTTTCCGGAATTGGAACAGGTGGAACAATTACCGGTGCAGGTAAAGTGTTGAAGGATAATTTTGATGGGATTAAACTCTATGCGGTAGAGCCTGAAGACTCCCCGGTTTTATCTGGTGGATCCCCAGGTCCACATAAAATCCAGGGGCTTGGCGCAGGATTTGTTCCAAAAATATTGAATACAGACATCTATGAAGAAGTGATCCAAATATCAAATGAAGAATCATTTGAAACATCACGCAAAGTTGCAACAACCAATGGAATACTGGGAGGAGTCTCAGCTGGAGCCGCAGTTGCCGCAGCCCAAAAGGTTGCAAAACAATTAGGCAAAGGCAAGAAAGTACTTGCAGTTATACCTGATAACGGGGAACGCTATTTATCTACTCCTCTGTATCAATTTGATGAAGAATAA